The DNA region GAGATTTATCACGCTTTATGAAAATAATCCATCAATTTTTCCCGGCTTGGGATGATAAAGCGGTTTTTACGGCGGATAATCAGCCCTGCTCCGGTTAAAATTTTCAGCTGCCGAGAAGTGGTTTCCCGCTGGGAACCTAAAAGCTCCGCAAGATAGGTAACCGTAAGGTCAAAATTGATTTCAATGCCCTCTGCTCGGGGTACACCATAATCACGGGAAAGTTTCCAAAGCCGGGCGGCAATTCGTTTATCGAGCCGGATGCTGTTAGAAGTGTTTTTGATCTGATGATAGAGGCGGCGGATTTTCAGGGCCATGGAATCCATTATTGCTTTGGTAAGCTTAAAATCCTGTTCACAAATGCTTACAAACGCTGTTTTTTCAATGCACAAAATTTTCACCCTGGTCAGGGCTTCGCAATTTATTGAGGCCGGTTTATTGTCTAAAATAAGCTCATTAAGAAAGGCCCCCTCTCCATAAATAAAAATCCCCCGTTTTTCACCGGCACTGTTGAGTTTATACAATGCCGCAACGCCTTCTATAATGCTATAAACATCGGCAACTTCATCCCTGTCAAAAAAAAGATAGTCCCCTTTTTTAAATACCCTTACTGATGAATTGGATATTAGTTTGTCAATAGTCTTCCGGGATGCGCAGGACAGGAGGGTAATTTTCTTAACAATTGCTTCTGTTGTCATGTTGCTATCCTTTTTTCAGGCGATATTTATATATCGCTTTTGCAAGAATAATGGCGGTACAGAAAACATTCAGTTGTATTTACAACAAAATGAAGGAGTTTTGTATTTTTTATCTGATGTTAAGAGACCATGCCGGTTATACCAAATGGTAGGAAGAACAGCCGGAAGGCAATGGAATATCACTCCCTTGTAAGCGCCATTTCACGGCGAACCATATCGCTGATAATTTCTGTGGGCGACTGCTTGGTAGCTAACATCTTTGCCGTAAGGTACTGGGCAGATAGTGGGTCAAGAAAGACCATCATATTTCGATGCGTGATGAACGGCCCCTTAACAGAGGGGTCTACCTCCGGGGTGGTTTTCGTCAAAAGCTCATCAAGTTCGTATGCTTCTTCTTCGGTCATATCAGACATACCAGCCGTTTTCCTCCGCATAATGGTAAAATTCTTTCCTGCATTTCATTGCATGAAAGATATTATAAGTTCCATCTTTCCTAATATTATACATTATTTCGAGCAAATTACTATTCCGATCAAAGCCAATAAGCAAAAACTAAATATACCCCCTTTCCAGCCTTTTGGAAAGCCACTGTAAAGGATAAAATGTGGTTTTTAGGGGAATTATTGCCAAATTTTTCGTATCGGCCCCTCATCACCCCAAGAGCATTTCGTCGTTGGCCAGTTCCTGTTTCTTAATATCCCTGAAGCGCTGCACAATATCTGCGGCAGTAAGCTTTGCCTTTTCCGCCGCGTCTATGTCCAGGATAATTTCCCCCCGGTCCATCATCAGGAGCCGGTTACCGAATTCCAGGGCCTGGGTCATGTTGTGGGTGATCATCATCACGGTCAGGTGGTATTCTGCGGCAAATTTCAGGGTCAGGTCCATGATCACCTCGGCGTTCCGAGGGTCCAGGGCGGCGGTGTGCTCGTCCAGGAGCAGTAGGCTGGGCTTGGACATTACGGTCATCAGCAAGGTCAGGGCCTGGCGCTGGCCGCCTGAAAAGAGTTCCACATTGTCGTTGAGCCGATTTTCCAGGCCCATGCCCAGGCGGCGCAGGTGTTCCCGGAAGTAGTCCTTCATGGTGTGGTTCAGGCTTATCTTGAGGCCCTTGTAGCCCTTTTTATGGCAGATCATCATGTTGTCCGCCAGGGTCATTTTTCCGGCGGTGCCCAAGAGGGGGTTCTGGAAGATGCGGCCGATATACCGGGCCCGCTTGTATTCAGCCTCCCGGGTAATATCTTTGTCGGTGTTCCGTTCCTCGTCCCGGATAAAGATGTGGCCCGTGGTAGGCGCCTCGGTTCCGGCGATTACATTGTACAGGGTGGTTTTCCCCGCGCCGTTGGAACCGATGATGGTGATAAATTCCCCGGCCTTGGCGGTGAGGCTGATGTTTTTCAGGGCAAGGTTTTCATCAGGGGTTCCCAGGCCGAACACTTTTTCTAAATTTTCAACCCGGATCATGGGCGGCCCCCAGGGGAATTGCCATTGCTTCCCGGTTTTGCCCGCTTCCGTTTTCCCGTGAAAACGCCCTTCTGGGAAACCAGGATGCAGAGGATGATCAGCAGCCCGGTGATGAGCTTCAGATCGTTGGCGGTCATGTGGATGTAGTAGCCGTAGTTCCGGGCCAGGTACATCAGGGCCCGGTACAGGATGGAGCCCAAGATAACCCTGAGGGTCAGCATGCTGATCCGGTTGGAAGGGATAAGGAATTCCCCGATCATCAGGGAGGCCAGCCCTGAGACTATCATGCCGCTTCCCAGGTTCACATCCGCAAAACCCTGGTACATGGCCGCAAAGGAGCCTGAGACTGCCACTAGGCCGTTGGCCAGGCAGATGCCGCTTATCTTGAGCATGTCCGGGTTCATCCCCTGGGAGATAACCAACTGGGGATTTGCCCCCAGGGCCCCCAGGGAAAGGCCGTAGTCGGTGTGGAAGAACAAATCCAGGAGCAGCTTGATGGCCAGCACCACCAGGAAGCAGAGTATCACCAGGGCGATGCCCGGGGGCATGAAGGGCTCGGCCCAGCTGCTGAGCTTAGTAAAGAGGGAAGGGACCCTGAGCAGGGACAGGTTTGCCCGGTTGGACATGATCCGCAGGTTCACCGAATAGAGCATGGTCATGGTGAGTATCCCTGACAGCAGATCCGGTATTTTCAGCCGGGTATGGATCAGGGCAGTTACCAGCCCCGCTGCTGCGCCCCCAAAAAAGGCGACGGCCAGGGCGATACCCGAAGGCACACCCCGAACCAGCAGCACCGCCATGATGGCCGCTCCCATGGGGAAGGCCCCGTCTACGGTCATGTCCGCAAAATTCAGTACCCGGAAGGTGAGAAACACCCCCAAAACCATGATGCCGTAGATAAGCCCTTCAACCAGAATCCCCTGAATCATAAGCCAGTCCCGCTATTTGGTGTTTAGTTTGCCGTTTTCGTAGGTATAATTCGCCAGGGAAAGATACTTAGCCGGAATGGTGATACCGCAGTTTTTCGCTTCGTCCAGATCAAAGAGCAGGTCCGACTCAGAGGGGTCGGTGAGGAACTTTACCGGGATATCTGCGGGCTTTTTGCCCTCCAGGATATCGGCGACAATATTCCCCGTGGCCAGCCCGGCCTTATAGTAATTGAACCCCGAGGCGATCACGCAGCCGCCGTTCAGGGCAGCGGTCACATCTCCGGAGAAGATGGGCTTCTTCGCGGCGCTAAAGACCTGGATCAGCGCAGGCAGGGCGGAATACACCGTATTGTCCGTGGTCAGGTAAATCCCATCCACCCGGTTGACAATAGCCTCCGCAGCCTGCCGGAGTTCGGCGGAAGTGCTGATAGCCTGGGTCACCAGCTGGAGACCTAAGGTTTTGCAGGCGTCCTCCACCAGGGTAAGGGCGGAGATGGAGTTGGCCTCGGAACTGGTGTAGATATAGCCCAGGGTCTTGATGTTGGCAATTTCCTTAAACAGGGCGATATGTTCCCCGGTGGGAATGGCGTCCGAAAGGCCGGTAACATTCCCGCTGCCGTTGGCCAGGGAGGAAACCAGGTTCGCCCCCACCGGGTCGGTTACTGCAGAAAAGACCACCGGGGTATCCGTAAAAGTGGTAGCCAGGGAAACCGCTATTGGGGTGGCAATCCCCACCGCCACGTCCACCTTGTCGCTTTTGAACTTGTTGGCGATCTGGGCGGCGGTGTTCATGTCCCCGTTGGCGTTCTGGTGGTCCAGAACCGCATCTATGCCCCGGGCTTTCAAGGCGTCCACCACCCCCTGCTCGCAGGCATCCAGGGCCTCGTGTTGGACAATCTTGGCAATCCCGATCCGCACTTTCTTGTCACCGGAGCTGTCCCTACCTCCGGCAGACATCAGCAAAAGCGCGGTAAGACACAATCCTGCAATAGTAACCAGCTTTTTCATAAAAATTCTCCTCCTTAGTGAGTACTTACGAGTGTAAGTGTTCTATTAAGGTATAAATCAGCCGGTATGATGTCAAGGGGAAGGAAAAAAAACGGGGGAAATGAAGAATATTACCACGGAGTTCACGGACCACAGGGACAAAGAGGGGGGGAAGGGGGAGGAGGAAGAGGAAGAGGAAGAGATTTACCACGAAGGACACCAGGCGGCGTTTTACTGCGAGCCCTGTTCCGGTATGTTTTGGCTCAGATTCCGGGAACCATGCAAAATACGATATATCTCCACGAGGCTTTTTTCTTCATCAACTTTATAAAAAACAAGATAATCTGACAAAACAACTCTCCGAAAAGCCGGGTTATCCGGGTATAGGGCATACATAACGGGATTATTTTTGAGGTTTACCGTACACCGTTCCAGGGCGTCAAGAAATTTTTGGGGCGTACTTGGATAAAATTGGGATAAATATACTATGATGGAATCTACATCCTCCAGGGCGGAATCCAAAAACCGTATCTCATAGCCCATGTTTTTCCCGAATGTTTTCCCGGAACTCTGCCCAGTTATACCATTTTGCATCAGGCCTGGCTGCGTAGTCTTCCGCTTCTTTTAGTTTTTCCAGGATATATCTTCGGTGCTCCCCTGACATTGCATCCTGGGCCGGCAATTTTACCTCGAAGGGTAAACCGCCTGTAAGCAGTACCTGATTCAAAAAAACCGTTATTGCTTCGGCGGTAGAAAGCCCTAATCGACTGAGTACCGCATCGGCCCCGGCTTTAAGCTCCGGTTCTATCCGCATATGAATCGTATCTATCTTAGGCATCATGCTACCTCTAATTCAAATGTAGCACAAAATACTATAAAATGCAACACATCTTTTAAGGGTAAACTAAATCGTTGAAAACAAAATCTACCGGCAGCTACCGCAAAGTCCGCAGTAAGCTCCGCAGTTCCGGGTCCGCTGCAGCATCGCTTTGTGCCGGGGGAGGCTTTTCGCTTTGCAAAATAATCTCATCCCCTATCCCGATGCGGTCAAAAAATCCCTGCCTGGTGAGTATCCCTGTGGCCACTTCCTCGTCCGCTCGATCTATCTTGAGTTTGCCCACCACATCCGAGGGTGAGTAGACCAGGCCTATGCCTTCGTTCCGTATCTCCGCCTGGCCCTTCTTTACCAGCTCGTATTCCGTGTCGGCGCGGACCCCGTCTACCCGGCCTTTGTCGATAAGGCCCTGGGAGGAGCGGCGCTGTATCAGTTCCGCCCGGAAGGGCAATGCCGCGCCAAGCTGTTCCACCAGGCCCCGGGAGGCGTTCCGCAGCCGGTCGTCCCCGGTGCGGTAGGCGGCAAATGTGGCGGCAGGGGAGCCGGTGCGACCTACAAAGAGTTCCCCTTTGAGGGAGAGGTCCCGCTGGTTTTCGGAAACCGTGAGGATCAAAAAGTAATCAGCCCCGGCTTCCCGGGCGGCCCTGAAGGCTGCTGAAAAGGAGGGCTGCTTAAGTTCCAGGTCCAGGGAGGCCATGTTCCGATCATGTATGAGCAGGTCCCGGATGTAGGCGGAACCCACGGTCCCGGCATCAGCGTGGTAAAAGGCGCTCTGGGAGGCGATGGAAAACACCGCCAGTTTCCAGTGGCGCTTGGCGGTTTCCACGGGGTCAATATTCCAGCGCCGGTACAGGGCGTCGGTCAGCAGGGCGTCGTAAGCTTCTATGGCGTCGTCAATTGCGGGGTCAGTGAGGTTAAGGCTTTTAAGGAAACGCAGTTCCTCTAAATACCGGGCGGGGTAGCCCTGGAGGCGCAGTAATTCTGCGTATTCCCGGCGGTCCCTTGCATAGGGGTTAATCCTGAGCCCCCGGCGGTATTCAAACAGTGCCTGATCCGTCAGGTTCCGAGTGCGGTAGTCCCGGGCCCGGCCAAAGTGCCAGGCAGCCCAGCGGGCGCGGAGGGGATCTTCCAGGCCCGTGGAGGCGGCAATCAGGTCTTCCAGGGCGGCGCGGACAAATTCATCGTTGGGATCCATGCCGGAAGCCTGGGAAAGCACCGATACTGCCTCGGCATTCCGGCCCAAGGCTTTGAGGGCCATGCCCTTGAGGTACCAGGCGCTTACATCGTTCCGGTCCTCCTGGATGGCCTGATCCGCCAACTGAGAAGCCTCGTCGTATTGGCCGGCGCGGTAGCGAAGGCTTGCCAAAAGGGCCCGGGCAGGTTTGTAAGCCGGCCTGAAGCCCAGGGCCTGTTCGCAGCGGGCAATAGCCTGGGGAAGCCTCCCCGCCTGGGCATCCAGGTAGGCGGCATAATAGTAAACCCGGTAATCCTCCCGGTGCTGCAGTAACGCCCGATCAATATAAGTGCGGGCGTTTTCCAGGTCCCCCAGGGAGCCAAGTACCAGGGCCAGGGAAAGGAGGAGCCGGCGATCATCGGGGAAGCGGCGGGCCACTTCCCGGTAACGGATCACCGCGTCCCCTGCCCTGCCCCGGGCAACGTCCAGCTCGGCCCCGGCAAAAAGCGCCTCAATGTTATAGGGTTCCCGGGCAAGGATTTCGCCGATTATGGTCTGGGCCTGATCCAGAGCGCCCAGGGAGATCAGGATGGACGCCTCCAGATTTGCCAGGGGCATACTCACCCGGGCCAGGGTCCGGGCTTTCCGCACCCAGCTCAGGGCCTGGTCAAATTCTCCCAGTTCGTAGTAACACTCAGCCAGGGCTGCGGTACCTTCCGCATGGGCGGGGTTGAGGCGCACACATTCCAGCAGAGCTTCTGCGGCGGCGTACCAGTCCTCACGGGCCATGGCGGCCCGTCCCTGGTTATAGAAGCTTCCTGCCTGGGGTGGCCCGCTCTGGGCTGCTGCCGGAAACACCGACAACAGGAACAGTGCCAGGAGCAGGGCCGGCAGAACCGGGCCGGGGTGTTTCAGGCAGACGGCAGAATGAACCGCTTCATCGCGCCGGCTCATGGCTCACCCTCCCCTGGACGGCCCCTTGGACGGCAGAAAAACTGCACCACATTACCGTCCGGACTCATGGCCTGAACTCCCCTGGGCTGTAGATTTTGAAGATTCCTGTTTCACCACTATCTTTACCGTATTGATCTTATGGCCTTCCATGTCCTGGATGATAAAATCACTGTCCCCGTAGACGGCCTTTTCATACTTAACCGGTATCTTCCCGAAGAGGTCAAACACAAAACCTCCCAGGGTATCAAAGTCATCCGCCGGCAGGTTCATCCCGGTTTCTTCGCAGAGATCTTCCATGTTTACCCGGGCGTCGCAGAGCCAGGTCCCCTCCCCCAGCTTGAGTATGTCCTCAGTTTCGTTGTCAAATTCATCTTGAATATCCCCGATGATCTCTTCAATGATGTTTTCCATGCAGATGATCCCCGACACCCCGCCGTATTCGTCCACCACCACTGCGATATGCACCCGGCGTCGGCGCAGTTCTGTGAGCAGATCGTTTATATGTTTTGATTCGGGCACAAAGAAGGGCTTACGCAGCAGGTTTTGTACCGAAAGGTCCTCATTGCGAACCAGGGTTTTCAGCACATCCTTAACATAGAGTATGCCCACCACATTGTCGATGGTTTCCTTATACACGGGAAAACGGGAATGGCCCCCTTCGGTGACCCGTTCCAGCAACTCTTCCCGGGAGGCGTCCACAGAAACAAAGACCGTATCAATCCGGGGAACCATGATCTCCTTAACCGTGGTATCCGAAAGTTCCACCACCCCCCGGATCATTTCCTGTTGATCCGTTTCCAGGGACTGGTATGTTTTTTTGTCAATTTCACCCTTTTTGAAAAATAGTTTCACTCAAACTCCCGTTCCTGATAAGATGCGCTCCCCGGACAATTCCGAAAGGATACGTTCCTGCAATTCCAACATGGGCTCTTCCCCTTGGTTGGTTTTGTGATCCATGCCGTCCAGGTGCAGGATACCATGGATCAGCAAACGGCGTAACTCTTCGTCCCGGGAAACCTGAAAATATTCGGCGTTTTCTGCCAGGGTTTCCAGGGAAACGATAATATCACCGGGCAGGAACCGGGTTTCCCCAGCCTCTCCCTGCACCTCGCTTCCCAGTTCAAAGGAAAGCACATCCGTGGGTTCATCAATAGTGCGGTACTGCTTGTTCAGGGATTGGATATAGGCGTTGTTGCAGAAGAGCACCGAAAGATCCCAGTTGTCCCGGTCCAGGCGGTCCAGGACTTTCAAAATATAGTCATTGGCTGCCCCTGACCACGGGGGAAGGGGAAGCTCCTGGGCGTTGATCTCAACCCGGTTCACTCAAGTCTCCTTATCCAGGTCCTGAGGCGCTTCGGCATCCGAAGCCCCATGATCCGATAAATGCTGCCCGCTCAACCACCCGTGAGGGTTGGGACCCCGTTCATAGGGCCGGAACCCAGGACCCGCCGGATCCCCCGAATCCTCCTGGGTATCAAAACGCCAGTGGCCGCCATGGGGGCCGTGCTGGGCATGAACCTCATCCAGGGCTTCGTCCTTAATCTGCTTGGGGTATTCGATCCGGGAATGGTAGTACCCTGCCAGGACCCGGACAAAGGTATGTTCTATGTTCTGGAGTTCCCGGAAGGTCAAATCCGAATCCCAGAGCTGGCCGGACTCAAACTTGGATATGATAAGTTCATGGATAAATTTTTCCAGCCTAGCCGCGGTGGGTTTCTTTAGGGTCCGGGCCGCCGCTTCGGTCACATCCGCCAGCATCACCACCGCGGATTCACGGGAATGGGGAGGATCACCGGGGTAAGTAAAGTCCTCCACATTAACCTGGGCCTCCCGTTTGAGCGCCTCATGGTAGAACCAGCTTATCACCGAGTTGCCATGGTGCTCGGCGATAATTTCCTGCACTTCCCTGGGCAATCCCAACTGCCGGGACCGTTCCACCCCCAGCTTCACATGGCTGCGGATCACCGTAGCAGAAAGCCGGGGGGGTATATCATCATGCTTATTGTAAGCCGTCTGGTTTTCCACAAAATAATCGGGCTGATCGATTTTCCCTATATCGTGGTAATAGGCCCCCACCCGGGCCAGCAGGGGGTTCGCGCCGATTTCCTGACAGGCCGCCTCAGCCAGATTGGCTACCATCACCGAATGGCTGTAGGTACCCGGGGCCGCCGTAAAGAGCCGCTTCATGGTGGGCGAATTGAGGTCCGAAAGCTCCGTAAGCCGGAACGTGGTGGGGGCGTTCAGGAGGTGTTCCAGCAGGGGAAGGAAACCCAGGACCAGCATACCCGAGGCGATGCCGTTAAACGCCGCCAGGAGCAGCACCGACGGGAAGGCTGCAAGGGGACCCCGCTGAATCAACAGCAACCCTGCGGCGGTAACAACATTGAGCGCACCCAGGATAAACCCGGCTATGATCAGGTCCATGCGTTTTTCCGCGCCCTGAAGCACATAGGCGGACACTATCCCTGAGCTGATGGCAAACACAAAGGAAGGCACGTCGAAAGAGCCCGATATAAAAGCCCCCAAAGGCAGGGCTACGGCCATCACCATAGCCATCCGGGAGCCGATAAGGATAGCCGGAAGCATCACCGCCAAGGCGGTAGGTATCAAAAGGGACACAGAAAAATAATTTCCCAAAGAAGCTGTGCGCAGAAATACTGCGCCCACAATGTAAAACGTCGAAAGAACCGAAATAAGGTAAATTTCCTCCGGTTTGAGGAGACGCCCCACGGTCCGTTTGCCCCCCAGGTACACCAGCAAAGCGAACACCAGCAATAGTATCAACAGATGGCCTATCACCGGCCGGGGATCGTACCCGGGCAGGGATGCGCCCAGGGCACGGA from Treponema primitia ZAS-2 includes:
- a CDS encoding ABC transporter substrate-binding protein, translated to MKKLVTIAGLCLTALLLMSAGGRDSSGDKKVRIGIAKIVQHEALDACEQGVVDALKARGIDAVLDHQNANGDMNTAAQIANKFKSDKVDVAVGIATPIAVSLATTFTDTPVVFSAVTDPVGANLVSSLANGSGNVTGLSDAIPTGEHIALFKEIANIKTLGYIYTSSEANSISALTLVEDACKTLGLQLVTQAISTSAELRQAAEAIVNRVDGIYLTTDNTVYSALPALIQVFSAAKKPIFSGDVTAALNGGCVIASGFNYYKAGLATGNIVADILEGKKPADIPVKFLTDPSESDLLFDLDEAKNCGITIPAKYLSLANYTYENGKLNTK
- a CDS encoding Crp/Fnr family transcriptional regulator, producing MTTEAIVKKITLLSCASRKTIDKLISNSSVRVFKKGDYLFFDRDEVADVYSIIEGVAALYKLNSAGEKRGIFIYGEGAFLNELILDNKPASINCEALTRVKILCIEKTAFVSICEQDFKLTKAIMDSMALKIRRLYHQIKNTSNSIRLDKRIAARLWKLSRDYGVPRAEGIEINFDLTVTYLAELLGSQRETTSRQLKILTGAGLIIRRKNRFIIPSREKLMDYFHKA
- a CDS encoding type II toxin-antitoxin system RelB/DinJ family antitoxin, which gives rise to MMPKIDTIHMRIEPELKAGADAVLSRLGLSTAEAITVFLNQVLLTGGLPFEVKLPAQDAMSGEHRRYILEKLKEAEDYAARPDAKWYNWAEFRENIREKHGL
- a CDS encoding tetratricopeptide repeat protein; protein product: MSRRDEAVHSAVCLKHPGPVLPALLLALFLLSVFPAAAQSGPPQAGSFYNQGRAAMAREDWYAAAEALLECVRLNPAHAEGTAALAECYYELGEFDQALSWVRKARTLARVSMPLANLEASILISLGALDQAQTIIGEILAREPYNIEALFAGAELDVARGRAGDAVIRYREVARRFPDDRRLLLSLALVLGSLGDLENARTYIDRALLQHREDYRVYYYAAYLDAQAGRLPQAIARCEQALGFRPAYKPARALLASLRYRAGQYDEASQLADQAIQEDRNDVSAWYLKGMALKALGRNAEAVSVLSQASGMDPNDEFVRAALEDLIAASTGLEDPLRARWAAWHFGRARDYRTRNLTDQALFEYRRGLRINPYARDRREYAELLRLQGYPARYLEELRFLKSLNLTDPAIDDAIEAYDALLTDALYRRWNIDPVETAKRHWKLAVFSIASQSAFYHADAGTVGSAYIRDLLIHDRNMASLDLELKQPSFSAAFRAAREAGADYFLILTVSENQRDLSLKGELFVGRTGSPAATFAAYRTGDDRLRNASRGLVEQLGAALPFRAELIQRRSSQGLIDKGRVDGVRADTEYELVKKGQAEIRNEGIGLVYSPSDVVGKLKIDRADEEVATGILTRQGFFDRIGIGDEIILQSEKPPPAQSDAAADPELRSLLRTLR
- a CDS encoding hemolysin family protein, whose product is MKLFFKKGEIDKKTYQSLETDQQEMIRGVVELSDTTVKEIMVPRIDTVFVSVDASREELLERVTEGGHSRFPVYKETIDNVVGILYVKDVLKTLVRNEDLSVQNLLRKPFFVPESKHINDLLTELRRRRVHIAVVVDEYGGVSGIICMENIIEEIIGDIQDEFDNETEDILKLGEGTWLCDARVNMEDLCEETGMNLPADDFDTLGGFVFDLFGKIPVKYEKAVYGDSDFIIQDMEGHKINTVKIVVKQESSKSTAQGSSGHESGR
- the ybeY gene encoding rRNA maturation RNase YbeY, which codes for MNRVEINAQELPLPPWSGAANDYILKVLDRLDRDNWDLSVLFCNNAYIQSLNKQYRTIDEPTDVLSFELGSEVQGEAGETRFLPGDIIVSLETLAENAEYFQVSRDEELRRLLIHGILHLDGMDHKTNQGEEPMLELQERILSELSGERILSGTGV
- a CDS encoding ABC transporter ATP-binding protein, with the protein product MIRVENLEKVFGLGTPDENLALKNISLTAKAGEFITIIGSNGAGKTTLYNVIAGTEAPTTGHIFIRDEERNTDKDITREAEYKRARYIGRIFQNPLLGTAGKMTLADNMMICHKKGYKGLKISLNHTMKDYFREHLRRLGMGLENRLNDNVELFSGGQRQALTLLMTVMSKPSLLLLDEHTAALDPRNAEVIMDLTLKFAAEYHLTVMMITHNMTQALEFGNRLLMMDRGEIILDIDAAEKAKLTAADIVQRFRDIKKQELANDEMLLG
- a CDS encoding HD family phosphohydrolase; translated protein: MTMKKNRNSRDGAYFRKFTPPKFRLGPALASTLAFLISGAAIIGGSMRSDAVEAGGYSEFEVGRVADRDIIAEQTISYVDEDATRLRIEAEERLVPAVFAFSREATGGVRKSYENFAALSLDTFSKRSSAETYKLAVQAQLPGAFDPDTLDALFRDSGRDRILEYGATVLEKLLDEGVVALPQIGLEMFNPDVVELYHYNGSRIERERAPYDKLITYDDVRSAVTRYIAGGGYPASFAALAYPLLDPFITENVFFSPQETSLLLAEVRAQVKPVIRYIEEGERVIRKGFIVSDGDMTKLRALGASLPGYDPRPVIGHLLILLLVFALLVYLGGKRTVGRLLKPEEIYLISVLSTFYIVGAVFLRTASLGNYFSVSLLIPTALAVMLPAILIGSRMAMVMAVALPLGAFISGSFDVPSFVFAISSGIVSAYVLQGAEKRMDLIIAGFILGALNVVTAAGLLLIQRGPLAAFPSVLLLAAFNGIASGMLVLGFLPLLEHLLNAPTTFRLTELSDLNSPTMKRLFTAAPGTYSHSVMVANLAEAACQEIGANPLLARVGAYYHDIGKIDQPDYFVENQTAYNKHDDIPPRLSATVIRSHVKLGVERSRQLGLPREVQEIIAEHHGNSVISWFYHEALKREAQVNVEDFTYPGDPPHSRESAVVMLADVTEAAARTLKKPTAARLEKFIHELIISKFESGQLWDSDLTFRELQNIEHTFVRVLAGYYHSRIEYPKQIKDEALDEVHAQHGPHGGHWRFDTQEDSGDPAGPGFRPYERGPNPHGWLSGQHLSDHGASDAEAPQDLDKET
- a CDS encoding type II toxin-antitoxin system RelE/ParE family toxin, which encodes MQNGITGQSSGKTFGKNMGYEIRFLDSALEDVDSIIVYLSQFYPSTPQKFLDALERCTVNLKNNPVMYALYPDNPAFRRVVLSDYLVFYKVDEEKSLVEIYRILHGSRNLSQNIPEQGSQ
- a CDS encoding ABC transporter permease; this encodes MIQGILVEGLIYGIMVLGVFLTFRVLNFADMTVDGAFPMGAAIMAVLLVRGVPSGIALAVAFFGGAAAGLVTALIHTRLKIPDLLSGILTMTMLYSVNLRIMSNRANLSLLRVPSLFTKLSSWAEPFMPPGIALVILCFLVVLAIKLLLDLFFHTDYGLSLGALGANPQLVISQGMNPDMLKISGICLANGLVAVSGSFAAMYQGFADVNLGSGMIVSGLASLMIGEFLIPSNRISMLTLRVILGSILYRALMYLARNYGYYIHMTANDLKLITGLLIILCILVSQKGVFTGKRKRAKPGSNGNSPGGRP